TTATGAGTCTATCGTAATCGCTCCGCTTTTCCACCCTTGTTTTTTCAACTTTAAAACTTACTTGACGGACAGGTGAAAAGTCTGCGTCTACGAGTATCCATCCTACCTCGCCGAGAACTTCCATCTCTTCGGTGGGTAGATACCCAAATCCCCTCTCTATCTTTATTTCCATGTGAAGTTCCTTATTGGGATCCGTGATAGTCGCTATCTTCTGGTCAGGGTTCACAATTTCCACATTTGGAGGGAGTGTTATGTCTCTCGCAGTTATGATCCCTTCACCACTCTTTTTTAAATAAAGGGTTTCCACGTCAGCATTTTTGAGATTAAACCTCACCCTCTTTAAATTGGCTATTACCTCAAGGACATCTTCTTGAACACCTTCTATAGGGGCAAACTCGTGATATATGCCATATATCTTTACAGCTGTTACAGCAGTACCTTGAATGGAAGAAAGCAGTGTCCTTCTTAAGGAGTTTCCAAGCGTTATACCAAAACCCCTCTCCAACGGCTCTACTACAAACCTACCGTACGTTTTATCCCTCTCTTCCCAATACACCTTAGAGGGAAAGAGAAACTCTCTTTGCATGTTAAACCTCCTTAAACTCTTGAATAGAACTCAATGATGTACTGAACATTTACAGGAACCTCAAGCTGTATTTCTTTAGGCAGGTCAAGTACTTTGCCTCTGAAATTATCTTTATCCAGCTCTAACCATGGTGGGATACTTCTTGGATCTATGTTTTCTATATTCTCCCTAAACTGAGGTATATCCCTTGAGGTGGGCTTTAGCTCTATTATATCACCCACATCCACGCGGTAGGAAGGTACATCCACCTTTTTGCCATTTACCAATATGTGACCATGAGCTACCATCTGTCTTGCCTGTCTCCTCGTTACCGCCATACCGAGCCTGTAAACAACATTATCAAGCCTTCTTTCAAGTAGCTGGATCAGTACTTGTCCCGTGTTGCCCTTTGCTTTTGACGCTTCTTCAAAGTATCTTCTGAATTGCTTTTCCCTTATACC
This region of Hydrogenobacter sp. genomic DNA includes:
- a CDS encoding DNA-directed RNA polymerase subunit alpha, whose protein sequence is MQREFLFPSKVYWEERDKTYGRFVVEPLERGFGITLGNSLRRTLLSSIQGTAVTAVKIYGIYHEFAPIEGVQEDVLEVIANLKRVRFNLKNADVETLYLKKSGEGIITARDITLPPNVEIVNPDQKIATITDPNKELHMEIKIERGFGYLPTEEMEVLGEVGWILVDADFSPVRQVSFKVEKTRVEKRSDYDRLIMEITTDGTKTPEEVVKEAISILVRYFSSLEHISYELPKVEEPVVIDEFAEKLSLPVEELDVSQRALNSIKRMGINTIGDLVKLSEEDLKGTKNVGRKAINEIKEALRQMGLYLGMDIESRR
- the rpsD gene encoding 30S ribosomal protein S4 encodes the protein MSRYIGPWSKIDRRFGAVVSNKKSAGRILSRRNFPPGQHGRIKGRKRKLTEFGLRLMEKQKLKFLYGGIREKQFRRYFEEASKAKGNTGQVLIQLLERRLDNVVYRLGMAVTRRQARQMVAHGHILVNGKKVDVPSYRVDVGDIIELKPTSRDIPQFRENIENIDPRSIPPWLELDKDNFRGKVLDLPKEIQLEVPVNVQYIIEFYSRV